The following are encoded in a window of Fusarium oxysporum f. sp. lycopersici 4287 chromosome 5, whole genome shotgun sequence genomic DNA:
- a CDS encoding mRNA guanylyltransferase — MAQQDGPIASIAEPGIKAQGQLLHEMRKEVANLLNRSATGFPGAQPVSFARQHLEELAQHDYYVVEKSDGIRYLLYSTTDENGNEAHYLIDRKNDFWFITNRSLHFPLENSPEAFHTNTLIDGELVWDTGSDGKRVPMFLVFDCLVLDGALLMERTLDKRLAYFDQRFYRPYKKLYQEYPQELEFQPFYVEMKKPQFAYAIDMMFRDILPKLKHGNDGLIFTCRTTAYKHGTDNHILKWKPPEENTVDCRLSLDFVEVEPNDEERREGITEPFIDYDSVPKADLYVYAGGSGPEKYEYFNSVFISEEEWETLKSLNDPLNWRVVECNIDEQGRWRIVRFRDDKNEANHISTTKSVLQSIEDRVSEKDLYRAAGEIKNAWKARASRGPAR, encoded by the exons ATGGCCCAACAAGATGGGCCCATCGCCTCCATCGCGGAGCCGGGCATCAAGGCTCAAGGACAACTACTCCACGAAATGCGCAAGGAGGTCGCGAACCTTCTCAACAGGTCTGCTACTGGCTTTCCCGGTGCGCAGCCCGTAAGCTTCGCCCGTCAGCATCTCGAGGAGCTCGCTCAGCACGA TTACTACGTAGTTGAAAAGTCCGACGGTATCAGATATCTCCTCTATTCGACAACAGACGAGAATGGAAACGAGGCTCACTACCTAATCGATCGCAAAAACGACTTTTGGTTCATCACGAACAGGAGCCTGCACTTTCCTCTCGAGAACTCCCCAGAAGCATTCCACACGAACACGCTGATCGACGGTGAACTGGTTTGGGACACAGGCTCCGACGGGAAGCGCGTCCCCATGTTTCTGGTATTTGACTGTCTGGTGCTGGATGGTGCCCTGCTCATGGAACGAACACTCGACAAGCGGCTCGCATATTTCGACCAACGATTCTACCGCCCCTACAAGAAGCTTTATCAGGAATATCCTCAGGAACTAGAGTTCCAGCCCTTCTACgtggagatgaagaaaccCCAATTTGCCTACGCCATTGATATGATGTTCAGAGATATCCTCCCCAAGCTAAAGCACGGCAACGACGGTCTGATCTTCACCTGTCGCACCACTGCTTACAAACACGGCACTGACAACCACATCTTGAAATGGAAGCCGCCAGAGGAGAACACTGTAGACTGCCGCCTGTCCCTGGACTTTGTGGAAGTTGAGCCCAACGACGAGGAGCGTCGCGAAGGCATCACTGAGCCATTCATTGATTATGACAGCGTCCCCAAGGCTGACTTGTACGTCTACGCAGGGGGTAGCGGCCCCGAAAAGTACGAGTATTTCAACAGCGTGTTCATCTCCGAGGAGGAGTGGGAGACTCTCAAGTCGCTAAACGATCCGCTTAACTGGCGAGTGGTTGAATGTAACATCGATGAGCAAGGTCGGTGGCGCATTGTGCGCTTCCGTGATGACAAGAACGAGGCCAACCACATCAGCACAACTAAGAGTGTGCTTCAAAGCATCGAGGACCGGGTTTCGGAAAAGGACCTGTACAGAGCAGCTGGGGAAATCAAGAATGCCTGGAAGGCTCGGGCGAGTAGGGGCCCTGCAAGATAG